A window from Acidovorax sp. T1 encodes these proteins:
- the merP gene encoding mercury resistance system periplasmic binding protein MerP produces the protein MKKLVALAMVAASASPLWATTQSVTLSVPDMNCATCPITVKKALTKVSGVSKIDVNLDRREAKVTFDDTKANVEVLTRATRNAGYPATVLGDAK, from the coding sequence ATGAAAAAACTCGTTGCTCTGGCCATGGTGGCCGCTTCTGCTTCGCCCCTCTGGGCTACCACGCAGAGTGTCACGCTGTCCGTGCCCGATATGAACTGCGCCACCTGCCCGATCACAGTCAAGAAGGCGCTTACCAAGGTATCCGGCGTCAGCAAGATCGACGTGAATCTGGATCGGCGCGAGGCCAAGGTGACGTTCGATGATACGAAGGCGAATGTCGAGGTCCTCACACGCGCCACTAGGAACGCAGGGTATCCCGCGACCGTGTTGGGAGACGCCAAGTGA
- a CDS encoding MgtC/SapB family protein, producing MNSYELPPGAPGLVAALAVGLVIGLERGWHDRELPEGGRVAGLRTFALTGLLGGVLGHLQPDFGAWPLLGALLGLALLLTVSYVRNAELSGNLSATTPVAMLLTLVLGAFAAHGNITLALSAAVIGAVLLDLKPTLHGWLRLIDHRELTASLQLLVLSMVILPYLPNTGLGPYAALNPYQLWWAVILIAGLSLTGHFAMRITGAQRGVLWTGILGGLASSTAATLALARYAREQPSLAGAAVAGTLAACGVMFFRMVVLLGVIRPTLLSTFGSALVVTGVVLLCMALWRWRKLDRTVVGEGAVGAMAPFDLGTALGFGVLLAVMSVLVPAAKQWLDTSGLYVLSAVSGLADVDAILISLARLHGAGGLSTVATVTALGLATLANMVAKVGIAWTTGGAQVGKSVVFGYLGAMASGVVVLVLSLTFS from the coding sequence ATGAACAGCTACGAACTCCCCCCGGGCGCCCCGGGCTTGGTTGCCGCGCTTGCTGTCGGTCTGGTGATTGGCCTGGAGCGCGGCTGGCACGATCGCGAATTGCCGGAGGGTGGACGTGTTGCAGGCCTGCGCACCTTTGCGCTGACCGGACTGCTCGGTGGCGTGCTTGGGCATCTGCAGCCAGATTTCGGCGCCTGGCCTTTGCTGGGTGCGCTGCTCGGACTCGCTCTGCTGCTGACAGTGTCCTACGTCCGAAATGCCGAACTGTCGGGCAACCTGAGTGCCACAACCCCTGTGGCGATGCTACTGACTTTGGTCCTGGGTGCCTTTGCGGCGCACGGCAACATCACCCTGGCTTTGTCGGCTGCGGTGATTGGCGCTGTGTTGCTCGACCTCAAGCCGACCTTGCACGGTTGGCTGCGCTTGATCGATCACCGCGAGCTGACGGCATCGCTTCAGCTGCTGGTTTTGTCCATGGTCATCCTCCCCTACCTGCCCAATACCGGCCTGGGGCCCTACGCCGCGCTCAATCCATACCAGCTGTGGTGGGCAGTCATTTTGATTGCGGGCCTGTCGCTGACGGGGCACTTCGCCATGCGGATCACGGGCGCGCAAAGGGGGGTGCTGTGGACCGGGATCCTGGGAGGGCTGGCCTCTTCCACGGCCGCCACATTGGCTTTGGCTCGCTATGCACGCGAGCAGCCTTCGCTGGCCGGCGCCGCGGTAGCCGGCACTCTGGCCGCTTGTGGTGTCATGTTCTTTCGCATGGTCGTTCTGCTGGGCGTCATCCGGCCGACGCTGTTGTCCACCTTCGGCAGCGCTCTGGTGGTCACTGGCGTGGTGCTGCTGTGTATGGCGCTATGGCGGTGGCGCAAGTTGGACCGCACGGTCGTGGGGGAGGGCGCTGTCGGCGCGATGGCGCCATTCGACCTGGGTACCGCGCTTGGCTTTGGTGTGCTGCTCGCTGTCATGAGCGTCCTGGTGCCCGCGGCAAAGCAATGGCTGGACACCAGTGGCCTCTACGTGCTGTCGGCGGTTTCTGGCCTGGCGGACGTGGATGCGATCTTGATCTCGCTCGCTCGGCTGCACGGTGCCGGGGGATTGTCCACGGTCGCCACCGTCACGGCGCTCGGTCTCGCGACGCTGGCAAACATGGTGGCCAAGGTCGGCATCGCCTGGACGACGGGTGGAGCGCAGGTCGGTAAATCGGTTGTTTTCGGCTACCTGGGCGCGATGGCGTCGGGAGTGGTCGTATTGGTGTTGAGCTTGACGTTTTCGTGA
- a CDS encoding DUF2789 domain-containing protein, with translation MEKSFHRFSELFAQLGLRMDAAGIREFLEEHAPLPPDVLLADAPFWTPAQATLLREELLEDADWAEVVDQLNVALRAAKGGPDAE, from the coding sequence ATGGAAAAGTCATTTCATCGCTTCTCTGAACTATTTGCCCAACTCGGCCTGCGCATGGACGCGGCAGGCATTAGGGAGTTCTTGGAGGAGCACGCTCCACTGCCGCCCGATGTGCTGCTGGCCGATGCGCCATTCTGGACGCCTGCTCAGGCGACTCTGTTGCGCGAAGAGCTTCTGGAGGATGCGGACTGGGCCGAAGTGGTTGACCAGTTGAATGTTGCCTTGCGTGCCGCCAAGGGAGGTCCTGATGCCGAATAG
- a CDS encoding Tn3 family transposase — translation MLKNRDYPYARLSLPSKAATFLKPLLARVTAGVDAVAAAARSGVLRVDDELHLSPLPAEDEDPEVTKLRAALDHRIGEVQLPEVILAVDAQVRFSWIMLGREPRSTDELLMVYAGIMAHGTSLTAVECARMIPQLSATSIRQAMRWARDERRLSQACQAVLEFMQRHPIAATWGRSDLASSDMMSMETTKRVWQARLDPRRNTPSIGIYSHVKDRWGIFHAQPFVLNERQASVAIEGVIRQEKLETSQLAVDTHGYTDFAMSHARLLGFDLCPRLKELKQRHLFVPRGTKVPAEIAAVCEANVDVALIEKHWDSLVHLAASVMSGHASAVAALARFGSAAQGDPIYEAGVQLGRLLRTAFLADYFVKDAFRNELRRVLNRGEAVNALKRAIYTGRISPAQAKRVDEMQAVADALSLMANIVMAWNTSQMQAVLDRWSNRRQVIPPELIGKIAPTRLESINLRGVFRFPVDRYADQILPSRPNASITGTNG, via the coding sequence TTGCTCAAAAACCGAGATTACCCCTATGCCCGTCTATCGTTACCCAGCAAGGCTGCCACTTTCTTGAAGCCTTTGCTGGCCAGAGTAACTGCCGGTGTCGATGCGGTGGCCGCTGCAGCCCGCAGTGGCGTACTGCGCGTGGATGATGAACTCCATTTGTCGCCATTGCCCGCAGAGGACGAAGACCCAGAAGTGACCAAGCTGCGCGCGGCTTTGGATCACCGCATCGGTGAGGTTCAATTGCCGGAAGTGATTCTGGCCGTTGACGCCCAGGTGCGCTTTAGCTGGATCATGCTCGGACGTGAGCCGCGCTCTACCGACGAGCTGCTGATGGTCTATGCCGGCATCATGGCCCACGGCACCAGTCTGACTGCGGTCGAATGCGCGCGCATGATTCCGCAATTGTCTGCCACCAGCATTCGCCAGGCCATGCGCTGGGCGCGGGACGAACGGCGTCTGAGCCAGGCCTGCCAGGCTGTGCTGGAATTCATGCAGCGACACCCGATTGCCGCCACCTGGGGGCGGTCCGATTTGGCATCTTCTGACATGATGAGCATGGAGACCACCAAACGGGTGTGGCAAGCCCGGCTTGATCCTCGGCGCAACACACCTTCCATTGGAATCTACTCCCATGTAAAAGACCGGTGGGGCATCTTCCATGCGCAGCCCTTTGTGCTCAATGAGCGCCAGGCGAGCGTGGCCATTGAAGGTGTCATCCGCCAAGAAAAGCTGGAGACCAGCCAGCTTGCTGTGGATACCCATGGCTACACCGACTTTGCCATGTCACATGCCCGTTTGCTTGGTTTTGATCTTTGCCCGCGGTTGAAGGAACTCAAACAGCGCCACCTCTTTGTGCCACGCGGCACCAAAGTGCCCGCAGAAATCGCTGCGGTGTGCGAAGCCAATGTCGACGTCGCTTTGATCGAAAAGCATTGGGATAGTCTGGTGCACCTGGCAGCCTCGGTCATGAGCGGACATGCCAGTGCGGTGGCAGCTCTTGCGCGGTTCGGTTCTGCCGCCCAGGGCGATCCAATCTATGAGGCTGGCGTGCAATTGGGGCGGTTGCTGCGTACGGCGTTTTTGGCTGACTACTTTGTCAAGGACGCTTTCAGGAACGAGTTGCGCCGGGTGCTCAATCGGGGCGAGGCTGTTAACGCCCTCAAGCGCGCCATTTATACCGGCCGGATCAGCCCGGCGCAGGCCAAACGTGTCGATGAAATGCAGGCTGTGGCCGATGCGTTGAGCCTGATGGCCAACATCGTGATGGCGTGGAATACCTCACAGATGCAGGCGGTCCTGGATCGCTGGTCGAACCGCCGCCAGGTCATTCCACCGGAACTGATCGGGAAGATTGCGCCCACCAGGCTGGAGAGCATCAACTTGCGGGGTGTGTTTCGCTTCCCGGTTGACCGCTATGCTGACCAAATCCTGCCTTCGCGGCCAAATGCATCGATAACTGGCACCAATGGATGA
- a CDS encoding GDCCVxC domain-containing (seleno)protein: MTAVILESTLTCPECGHAKTETMPTDACQWFYECEQCHTVLKPKSGDCCAYCSYGSVPCPPIQERGKGGCCSG; this comes from the coding sequence GTGACTGCGGTGATACTGGAATCGACGCTGACCTGCCCCGAGTGCGGCCACGCCAAGACAGAGACGATGCCCACGGACGCCTGCCAGTGGTTCTACGAGTGCGAGCAATGTCACACCGTGCTAAAGCCCAAGTCGGGTGACTGCTGTGCGTACTGTTCTTACGGCTCAGTGCCTTGTCCGCCGATCCAGGAACGTGGCAAGGGTGGCTGCTGCAGCGGCTGA
- a CDS encoding efflux RND transporter periplasmic adaptor subunit yields the protein MTTGFKAGVFLAIVAAGLAAGGGYWMGQRQSEARSGDQTASQGASAGPTKKERKVLFYRNPMGLPDTSPTPKKDPMGMDYIAVYEGEQEEAETNSNQIRISTEKIQKLGVRTEAVSLRSLDKVVRAAGRIEPDERQTFTIAAKFEGYVERLHANVTGQTVNKGQPLFEVYSPELVSAQREYAIAAQGVDALKDASGEAQRGMRELADSSLARLRNWDISDEQVKTLAKSGDARRTLTFRSPVAGIITDKKAIQGMRFMPGEMLYQVANLSSVWVIADVFEQDIGLVKSGGKAKVQINAYPDKVFQGTVSYVYPTLKPETRTVQVRVDLSNTGGLLKPGMFAQVELPTASKGAVLTVPTSAVIDSGTRQIVLVQLKEGRFEPRDVKVGARSDDRIEVTEGVREGEQVVIAANFLIDAEANLKAAVGGFGHSSHGAKSEAQGTPDASKPAAAVGHQGEGRVEESDAKAGTVTIAHGPIPSLKWPAMSMEFKVSNNGLMTGLQPGTAVVFEFVERGQGEWVVTSVKPVGKAAATPHAGHN from the coding sequence ATGACAACAGGTTTCAAGGCCGGCGTATTCCTGGCTATCGTCGCCGCAGGGTTGGCGGCGGGTGGTGGCTATTGGATGGGACAGCGCCAATCAGAAGCCCGCAGTGGTGACCAGACTGCGTCGCAGGGCGCCTCTGCCGGTCCTACCAAGAAGGAGCGCAAGGTACTTTTTTACCGTAACCCGATGGGGTTGCCCGACACATCTCCCACACCGAAAAAAGATCCAATGGGGATGGACTACATCGCGGTCTACGAGGGAGAGCAGGAAGAAGCAGAAACCAACTCCAATCAAATTCGCATCAGCACCGAAAAGATTCAGAAACTTGGCGTTCGCACCGAGGCGGTGAGTCTTCGCTCTCTGGACAAGGTAGTGCGTGCCGCCGGACGCATTGAACCAGACGAGCGCCAGACCTTCACCATTGCTGCCAAATTTGAGGGCTATGTTGAGCGTCTGCATGCCAACGTTACCGGGCAGACGGTGAACAAGGGGCAGCCACTCTTCGAGGTATATAGCCCCGAACTGGTGTCTGCTCAGCGCGAGTACGCCATCGCGGCACAGGGTGTTGACGCGTTGAAGGATGCCTCTGGTGAGGCACAGCGTGGCATGCGTGAGCTGGCCGACTCCAGCCTGGCGCGGCTTCGCAATTGGGATATCTCGGACGAGCAGGTCAAGACCTTGGCCAAATCCGGCGACGCACGCCGCACGCTGACATTTCGCTCACCAGTGGCAGGGATCATCACCGACAAGAAGGCCATCCAAGGTATGCGATTCATGCCGGGCGAAATGCTCTACCAAGTCGCCAACCTGTCCTCGGTCTGGGTCATCGCCGATGTCTTCGAGCAAGACATCGGCTTGGTCAAGTCGGGGGGCAAGGCCAAGGTGCAAATCAATGCCTACCCAGACAAGGTGTTCCAGGGGACAGTCAGCTATGTGTATCCCACCCTGAAGCCTGAAACCCGAACGGTGCAGGTGCGCGTGGACTTGTCGAACACGGGTGGCTTGCTCAAGCCTGGCATGTTTGCCCAGGTGGAACTTCCGACCGCCAGCAAGGGGGCGGTTTTGACGGTGCCGACTTCGGCCGTGATTGACAGCGGCACGCGCCAGATCGTCCTGGTGCAGCTCAAGGAGGGACGATTCGAACCCCGCGATGTCAAAGTGGGCGCACGCAGCGACGACCGCATTGAAGTCACCGAGGGCGTTCGCGAGGGTGAGCAGGTGGTCATCGCTGCCAATTTCCTGATCGATGCAGAAGCCAACCTCAAGGCGGCCGTGGGCGGCTTTGGGCACTCCTCACATGGAGCTAAGTCGGAAGCACAAGGCACCCCTGATGCGAGCAAGCCCGCTGCCGCCGTCGGGCACCAAGGTGAGGGCAGGGTGGAGGAGTCTGATGCGAAGGCCGGCACGGTGACCATTGCCCATGGTCCCATACCCTCCCTCAAATGGCCCGCAATGTCCATGGAGTTCAAGGTCTCCAACAACGGGCTGATGACGGGCTTGCAACCTGGCACAGCGGTGGTCTTCGAGTTCGTTGAGCGTGGACAGGGTGAATGGGTGGTCACCTCCGTGAAACCCGTGGGCAAAGCGGCGGCCACTCCGCACGCCGGCCATAACTGA
- the merT gene encoding mercuric ion transporter MerT — MKPDSPTETRSGGGRGALLTGGLAAILASTCCLGPLVLITLGVSGAWISNLTLLEPYRPMFIGAALVALFFAYRRIWRAPAACEAGQACALQQVNRSHKSLFWTVVALVIVALGFPLIAPWFY; from the coding sequence ATGAAACCCGATTCCCCAACTGAAACTCGAAGCGGCGGCGGGCGTGGTGCGCTGTTAACCGGCGGTCTGGCGGCCATCCTCGCCTCCACTTGCTGCCTCGGGCCTTTGGTGTTGATTACGCTTGGCGTCTCCGGGGCATGGATTAGCAATTTGACCCTGCTCGAACCCTATCGGCCCATGTTCATCGGTGCCGCGCTTGTGGCACTGTTTTTTGCGTACAGGCGGATATGGCGAGCGCCAGCAGCCTGTGAGGCTGGGCAGGCTTGCGCGCTACAGCAAGTCAACCGAAGCCACAAGTCGTTGTTCTGGACCGTGGTGGCGCTAGTCATCGTCGCGCTCGGATTCCCGCTGATCGCTCCCTGGTTTTACTGA
- a CDS encoding H-NS histone family protein → MSQANDAEEIIPLLKKVIAQYELMPGDLFDQPYQAPKLAAQENAKTRSTEPQLQAVYQDGNGNTWAGRGRRPTWLNEALERGHTLENFKVPSKRVSRAK, encoded by the coding sequence ATGAGCCAGGCCAACGACGCGGAGGAGATCATTCCTCTTTTGAAGAAGGTCATTGCTCAATACGAGTTGATGCCCGGCGATCTGTTTGATCAGCCCTATCAAGCGCCAAAGTTAGCAGCTCAAGAAAACGCTAAGACGCGAAGTACGGAGCCACAGTTACAGGCGGTCTACCAAGACGGCAATGGCAACACCTGGGCGGGGCGCGGGCGACGGCCAACGTGGCTGAACGAAGCGCTTGAACGAGGGCACACCCTAGAGAACTTCAAGGTTCCGAGCAAACGCGTGAGTCGAGCTAAGTGA
- a CDS encoding efflux RND transporter permease subunit, which yields MLAKIIDWSGRNSFLVLLATLFVIVAGVFAVLRTPLDALPDLSDVQVIVYTEYPGQAPQVVEDQVTYPLTTAMLSVPKSKVVRGFSFFGASFVYIIFEDDTDIYWARSRVLEYLNFASSRMPKGVTPQIGPDATGVGWVYQYALIAKDRTLAELRTLQDWYLRYQLTKAHGVAEVASVGGFVQTYQITVDPVKLRAYGIPLAKVSQVVRDSNRDVGGRVVEMAETEYMVRGKGYLRGAADIENLVVKAEKGTPVLIRDIARVELAPDERRGLTELNGEGEVVSGIAMARYGQNALEVIHNLKEKITEVSAGLPQGVSIQAVYDRSDLIHRAIDTLKRTLIEESLIVALVCMVFLMHVRSALVAILMLPVGVLISFIAMRLLGMNSNLMSLGGIAIAIGAMVDAAIVMIENAHKHLERLPPEHNSKQRVEAMIAACKEVGPALFFSLLIITVSFLPVFTLESQEGRMFSPLAFTKTFSMAGAALLSVTLVPVLMMIFIRGRIMPESRNPVNRFLIWVYRPIIAGVMRWKKVTIAIALVVLGVSFYPASKLGSEFMPTLNEGTLLYMPASLPGMSITKAAELLQTQNKIIKSFPEVESVYGKAGRANTATDPAPTEMFETVINLKPESAWRSGMTIDKLIAEMDKALQFPGVSNAWTMPIKARIDMLSTGIRTPIGIKVFGKDLNEMERLAREIETVVKSVPGTTSAFAERITGGFYLNIEPDRAQLARYGLAVGDLQEVIGTALGGDMVTTTVEGRERFGVTVRYPRELRSDPQQIAREVLVPTMDGAMIPLGQVARVEVAKGAPGIRTENALLSAYIFVDIRERDIGGYVAEARKAVNDQVKFPPGYYATWSGQFESMERAIEKMKFVVPVTLLLIFLLLYLNFRRLTETLIVMLSVPFALVGGVWLMWWLGYNLSVAVAVGFIALAGVAAETGVVMLIYLDHAWEEIKEKRRSEGKEPGVGDLYEAVMEGAVERVRPKMMTVVAIMAGLLPIMWGTGTGSEVMSRIAAPMVGGMISSTVLTLAVIPALYALVKQFELRRQRASGTDSQPIRPTLGLDA from the coding sequence ATGCTCGCGAAGATCATTGACTGGTCAGGAAGAAACAGCTTCCTGGTGCTGCTTGCCACGCTGTTTGTCATTGTCGCAGGGGTGTTCGCTGTGTTGCGAACGCCTCTGGACGCGCTGCCGGACTTGTCCGACGTTCAGGTCATCGTCTACACCGAATACCCTGGACAAGCGCCCCAGGTGGTTGAGGATCAGGTCACCTATCCCTTGACCACCGCCATGCTGTCGGTACCCAAGTCCAAGGTGGTGCGCGGCTTTTCCTTCTTTGGAGCGTCCTTCGTCTACATCATCTTTGAGGATGACACAGACATCTATTGGGCGCGTTCGCGCGTGCTGGAATACCTCAATTTCGCATCCAGTCGAATGCCCAAGGGGGTCACGCCGCAAATTGGCCCTGATGCCACCGGTGTGGGTTGGGTCTACCAGTACGCTTTGATCGCCAAGGACCGGACGCTGGCCGAGTTGAGAACTTTGCAGGATTGGTACCTGCGCTACCAGCTGACCAAGGCGCATGGCGTCGCTGAGGTGGCATCCGTCGGTGGCTTTGTCCAGACCTACCAGATCACCGTCGACCCGGTGAAGCTGCGGGCCTACGGCATTCCTTTGGCCAAGGTGTCACAGGTCGTGCGCGACTCCAATCGTGACGTCGGCGGCCGTGTGGTGGAGATGGCCGAGACAGAGTACATGGTGCGCGGAAAGGGCTATCTGCGCGGCGCGGCGGACATTGAGAACCTGGTCGTCAAGGCCGAAAAAGGAACACCAGTATTGATTCGAGACATCGCTCGCGTTGAACTCGCTCCCGATGAACGGCGCGGCCTGACCGAACTCAACGGGGAGGGGGAGGTGGTCTCGGGCATCGCCATGGCCCGCTATGGCCAAAACGCCCTGGAAGTCATCCATAACCTGAAGGAGAAAATTACCGAAGTTTCGGCAGGGCTGCCGCAGGGCGTCAGCATCCAGGCTGTTTACGACCGATCTGACCTGATTCATCGGGCCATCGATACGCTCAAGCGAACGCTGATTGAGGAGAGCCTGATCGTTGCCTTGGTCTGCATGGTCTTTCTCATGCACGTCCGTTCAGCCCTCGTGGCTATCTTGATGTTACCCGTAGGGGTGCTGATCTCATTCATCGCGATGCGCTTGCTGGGCATGAATTCCAACCTGATGAGTCTGGGTGGTATCGCCATTGCGATCGGTGCCATGGTGGATGCGGCCATCGTCATGATCGAGAACGCCCATAAACACCTGGAGCGGCTCCCACCCGAGCACAACAGCAAGCAGCGGGTCGAGGCCATGATCGCCGCGTGCAAGGAGGTTGGCCCGGCACTGTTCTTCTCGCTACTGATCATCACCGTGTCGTTTCTGCCCGTGTTCACGCTCGAATCACAGGAGGGGCGCATGTTCTCACCGCTGGCGTTCACCAAGACGTTTTCTATGGCAGGAGCGGCGCTGTTGTCGGTGACGCTGGTGCCGGTGCTCATGATGATTTTCATTCGCGGACGCATCATGCCGGAGTCCCGTAACCCGGTGAACCGGTTCCTGATCTGGGTCTACCGACCCATCATCGCTGGAGTGATGCGCTGGAAGAAGGTGACCATTGCCATTGCCCTGGTCGTGCTTGGGGTGTCGTTCTATCCGGCCAGCAAGCTGGGGTCCGAGTTCATGCCGACGCTCAATGAAGGCACTTTGCTCTACATGCCTGCTTCGCTGCCGGGCATGTCGATCACTAAGGCCGCCGAGTTGCTTCAGACGCAAAACAAGATCATCAAGAGTTTTCCAGAGGTTGAATCGGTCTACGGTAAGGCAGGACGGGCCAACACGGCCACCGACCCAGCACCGACCGAGATGTTCGAGACGGTCATCAACCTCAAGCCGGAGTCAGCGTGGCGATCTGGCATGACCATCGACAAATTGATCGCCGAGATGGACAAGGCGCTGCAGTTTCCTGGCGTCTCCAATGCCTGGACCATGCCCATCAAGGCGCGCATCGACATGCTGTCCACCGGTATCCGCACACCCATTGGTATCAAAGTCTTCGGCAAGGACTTGAACGAAATGGAACGCCTGGCGCGGGAGATCGAGACCGTAGTGAAATCTGTGCCCGGCACCACCTCGGCATTCGCGGAGCGGATCACAGGCGGCTTCTACCTGAACATCGAGCCCGACCGCGCCCAACTGGCACGCTACGGTCTGGCGGTGGGTGATCTCCAGGAGGTCATTGGTACGGCGCTCGGCGGTGACATGGTGACCACCACGGTGGAAGGGCGAGAGCGTTTTGGCGTTACGGTTCGCTACCCACGCGAATTGCGGTCTGACCCGCAGCAGATCGCCCGCGAAGTGCTGGTGCCGACCATGGATGGAGCCATGATTCCGCTGGGCCAGGTTGCCCGCGTGGAGGTGGCCAAGGGCGCCCCTGGCATCCGTACCGAAAATGCGTTGCTATCTGCCTACATTTTTGTGGACATCCGTGAGCGTGACATCGGTGGCTACGTCGCCGAGGCGCGCAAAGCAGTGAATGACCAGGTCAAGTTCCCGCCCGGCTACTACGCCACATGGAGCGGTCAGTTTGAGTCTATGGAGCGTGCCATCGAGAAAATGAAATTCGTTGTGCCAGTAACGCTGTTGCTCATTTTCCTGCTGCTGTACCTGAACTTCAGGCGACTGACGGAGACTTTGATCGTCATGCTGTCGGTGCCGTTCGCGTTGGTTGGCGGCGTCTGGCTGATGTGGTGGCTTGGCTACAACCTCTCTGTCGCAGTTGCTGTGGGCTTCATTGCCCTGGCTGGTGTGGCCGCTGAAACCGGGGTCGTCATGCTGATCTACCTGGACCACGCCTGGGAAGAGATCAAGGAAAAACGCCGCTCTGAAGGGAAAGAGCCAGGAGTTGGTGACCTTTACGAGGCAGTCATGGAGGGCGCCGTAGAGCGTGTTCGTCCCAAAATGATGACGGTCGTTGCCATCATGGCGGGCCTGCTGCCCATCATGTGGGGGACCGGCACCGGCTCGGAAGTGATGAGTCGCATTGCCGCGCCGATGGTCGGTGGCATGATTTCTTCGACCGTGCTCACGCTGGCTGTGATTCCGGCGCTTTACGCACTGGTCAAACAGTTTGAACTTCGAAGACAGCGCGCTTCGGGAACGGATTCACAACCCATCCGACCCACTCTGGGGCTTGATGCATGA
- a CDS encoding TolC family protein — MPNRFRLSLGVVLVALALSPMVRAQEAKLGSSVEGLLQAARDRNPEIASMRFDADAAAERVAPAGALPDPKFRTELRDITRMGEQNPTLLPGRVGSTRYVLMQDFPWMGKRGLKREVAESQAQAARSRAAGAWVELAGKIKTTYAELYYLDQNDRLSREILDLMARLEKVAQVRYAGGLAAQQDVIRAQVEQSTMRNELIALDAERRQLQSKLNALVGRPTSEILAAPEQIRALPSPEQVSFAALEGRARMNNPLLRTEESQIRAAEKNRELTYKNRYPDFNVGISPIQYRGSIKEWELMVELNIPLQQDSRRAQERESEAMLAAARSRQEVVTNQVLADLYANVAGFESARRSLALTTESLLPQSELTFRSALAGYQTGKVDFATLLDAQRQIRQSKLNQIKAGVEAQKRLTEIERIVGEEQ; from the coding sequence ATGCCGAATAGGTTTCGCCTGTCGTTGGGTGTGGTGCTGGTCGCTCTCGCCTTGAGCCCGATGGTTCGGGCCCAGGAGGCCAAGCTGGGATCGAGTGTCGAAGGGTTGCTGCAAGCGGCCAGGGATAGAAACCCAGAAATCGCCAGCATGCGTTTTGATGCGGATGCGGCAGCAGAGCGCGTCGCGCCTGCGGGCGCCTTGCCGGATCCTAAATTCCGAACCGAATTGCGTGACATCACGCGCATGGGAGAACAAAACCCCACGCTATTGCCAGGGCGCGTCGGAAGCACCCGCTACGTGCTGATGCAGGATTTTCCCTGGATGGGCAAACGCGGTCTGAAGCGTGAGGTGGCTGAGTCACAAGCACAAGCTGCGAGAAGCCGTGCAGCAGGCGCCTGGGTTGAACTGGCTGGCAAGATCAAGACGACTTATGCCGAGCTCTATTACCTGGACCAGAACGATCGCTTGTCGCGGGAAATTCTCGACCTGATGGCGCGATTGGAAAAAGTCGCGCAGGTCCGCTATGCGGGCGGGCTTGCTGCGCAACAGGATGTGATCCGTGCGCAGGTGGAGCAGTCCACAATGCGCAACGAACTGATTGCACTGGACGCTGAGCGTCGCCAACTCCAGTCCAAGTTGAATGCGCTCGTGGGGCGTCCGACCTCGGAGATTTTGGCTGCACCCGAGCAGATCCGCGCCTTGCCGTCGCCGGAGCAAGTCAGCTTCGCAGCGCTGGAAGGGCGCGCCCGGATGAACAATCCGCTGCTGCGCACGGAAGAGTCCCAGATCAGGGCGGCCGAGAAGAACCGCGAGCTGACCTACAAGAACCGCTATCCCGACTTCAACGTCGGTATCTCTCCGATTCAGTACCGAGGCTCGATCAAAGAGTGGGAGCTGATGGTCGAGTTGAATATTCCCCTGCAGCAAGATTCGCGGCGCGCCCAGGAGCGGGAGTCCGAGGCCATGTTGGCCGCTGCACGCTCACGCCAGGAAGTCGTCACGAATCAAGTCCTGGCAGACCTTTACGCCAACGTGGCAGGTTTTGAGTCCGCCCGGCGCTCTCTGGCGTTAACGACCGAAAGTCTCTTGCCGCAGTCGGAGTTGACCTTCCGCTCTGCGCTGGCTGGGTACCAGACGGGCAAGGTGGATTTTGCGACCTTGCTGGACGCGCAGCGCCAGATTCGTCAGTCCAAACTGAATCAGATCAAAGCCGGCGTGGAAGCGCAGAAGCGGCTTACCGAAATTGAACGCATCGTGGGAGAAGAACAATGA